One Cicer arietinum cultivar CDC Frontier isolate Library 1 chromosome 8, Cicar.CDCFrontier_v2.0, whole genome shotgun sequence DNA segment encodes these proteins:
- the LOC101502614 gene encoding uncharacterized protein isoform X2, whose translation MEDNHKLVDLSSSCYYGCGDGIEMEQKQRITESDHMNAFQYTGDKVDSFVIDMDAYSSGINKDATNTNSRITRSLSRKGSQRVGDRKLNGITTLSPHSHDINNNNNNKDAISALCSPKGTLTGSCSTPDKAASMAVGSTDHFINTTATETKSITRRNSFIRSSSSCPLDPKRVLIFFATLSSMGTMLLIYFTLITNKQNEDQFLGDTNH comes from the exons ATGGAGGATAATCACAAGTTG GTGGATTTGTCATCTTCATGTTATTATGGTTGTGGAGATGGTATTGAAATGGAACAGAAACAGAGAATTACAGAATCAGATCACATGAATGCATTTCAATACACAGGCGATAAAGTCGATAGTTTTGTGATTGATATGGATGCCTACTCTTCCGGCATCAACAAAGATGCCACCAATACAAATTCCAGAATTACG AGGAGCCTTTCGAGGAAAGGATCTCAGCGTGTGGGAGATAGGAAGTTGAATGGCATCACAACGCTAAGTCCTCATAGTcatgatattaataataataataataataaggatgCCATCTCTGCTTTATGCTCACCAAAAGGTACTCTCACAGGTTCTTGCAGTACTCCAGATAAGGCTGCATCAATGGCAGTGGGGTCCACTGATCATTTCATTAACACCACCGCTACTGAAACCAAATCAATCACTCGTAGAAATAGTTTCATacgttcttcttcttcttgccCACTTGATCCTAAAAGGGTTCTTATTTTCTTTGCCACCTT gtcAAGCATGGGAACAATGTTGCTCATATACTTCACTCTTATTACTAATAAGCAAAACGAAGATCAATTTCTGGGTGATACTAATCACTGA
- the LOC101502614 gene encoding uncharacterized protein isoform X1 produces the protein MEDNHKLVDLSSSCYYGCGDGIEMEQKQRITESDHMNAFQYTGDKVDSFVIDMDAYSSGINKDATNTNSRITLQRSLSRKGSQRVGDRKLNGITTLSPHSHDINNNNNNKDAISALCSPKGTLTGSCSTPDKAASMAVGSTDHFINTTATETKSITRRNSFIRSSSSCPLDPKRVLIFFATLSSMGTMLLIYFTLITNKQNEDQFLGDTNH, from the exons ATGGAGGATAATCACAAGTTG GTGGATTTGTCATCTTCATGTTATTATGGTTGTGGAGATGGTATTGAAATGGAACAGAAACAGAGAATTACAGAATCAGATCACATGAATGCATTTCAATACACAGGCGATAAAGTCGATAGTTTTGTGATTGATATGGATGCCTACTCTTCCGGCATCAACAAAGATGCCACCAATACAAATTCCAGAATTACG ttGCAGAGGAGCCTTTCGAGGAAAGGATCTCAGCGTGTGGGAGATAGGAAGTTGAATGGCATCACAACGCTAAGTCCTCATAGTcatgatattaataataataataataataaggatgCCATCTCTGCTTTATGCTCACCAAAAGGTACTCTCACAGGTTCTTGCAGTACTCCAGATAAGGCTGCATCAATGGCAGTGGGGTCCACTGATCATTTCATTAACACCACCGCTACTGAAACCAAATCAATCACTCGTAGAAATAGTTTCATacgttcttcttcttcttgccCACTTGATCCTAAAAGGGTTCTTATTTTCTTTGCCACCTT gtcAAGCATGGGAACAATGTTGCTCATATACTTCACTCTTATTACTAATAAGCAAAACGAAGATCAATTTCTGGGTGATACTAATCACTGA
- the LOC101502300 gene encoding gibberellin 2-beta-dioxygenase 8: MYSISDPPFEETYKTLLNKAQNIDNINDELTVDDECELPVIDLSRLKKSDDEVAIEECKFEISKASKEWGFFQVVKHGISNDILRRLMCEQKKLFKQPFDKKTKEDKLLNFSEGSYRWGTPTAITVTQLSWSEAFHIPLTDIIGSTRSTTHLSSIIEQFATTVSNLAQILADILAEKLGQQSTFFKKNCLPNTCYLRLNRYPPCPIDFRIHGLMPHTDSDFLTILYQDQVGGLQLVKDGKWVAVKPNPDVLIINIGDLFQAWSNGVYKSVEHRVVTNPRVERFSVAYFLCPSYDTMIESCADPSVYKKFSFQEYRQQVRDDVHKLGSKIGLSRFLI; the protein is encoded by the exons ATGTACTCGATTTCGGACCCACCCTTTGAAGAGACATACAAGACCCTTCTCAACAAGGCCCAAAacattgataatattaatgatgAATTAACGGTGGATGATGAATGTGAGCTTCCAGTGATTGATCTGAGCCGTTTAAAAAAGAGTGATGATGAGGTAGCGATAGAAGAGTGCAAGTTTGAGATATCAAAGGCTTCAAAGGAATGGGGTTTTTTCCAAGTTGTAAAACATGGAATTTCAAATGACATTTTGAGAAGGTTAATGTGTGAGCAGAAGAAGTTGTTTAAACAGCCATTTGATAAAAAGACGAAAGAGGACAAATTATTGAACTTCTCTGAGGGTAGTTACCGTTGGGGAACACCAACTGCCATAACCGTTACACAATTATCTTGGTCAGAAGCATTTCATATTCCTTTAACAGATATAATAGGATCTACTCGATCAACCACTCATCTTAG TTCAATAATTGAACAATTTGCTACCACAGTTTCAAACCTTGCACAAATATTAGCTGATATATTGGCTGAGAAATTGGGTCAGCAATCAACTTTCTTTAAGAAGAATTGCTTGCCAAACACATGTTATCTTAGGTTGAACAGATATCCACCATGCCCCATTGATTTTAGGATTCATGGTCTAATGCCACATACTGATAGTGACTTCCTCACCATATTATATCAAGATCAAGTTGGAGGTTTACAATTGGTGAAAGATGGAAAATGGGTCGCAGTTAAACCAAACCCCGATGTTCTTATAATCAACATTGGAGACTTATTTCAG GCTTGGAGCAATGGAGTGTATAAGAGTGTTGAGCATCGAGTTGTGACCAATCCAAGAGTAGAAAGGTTCTCTGTGGCTTATTTTCTTTGCCCTTCCTATGACACAATGATAGAGAGTTGTGCAGATCCCTCTGTTTACAAGAAATTCAGCTTTCAAGAATATAGACAACAAGTTCGTGATGATGTTCACAAGTTAGGTTCCAAAATTGGCCTATCCAGGTTTCTTATataa